The Erpetoichthys calabaricus chromosome 13, fErpCal1.3, whole genome shotgun sequence genome has a window encoding:
- the gem gene encoding GTP-binding protein GEM — translation MRRHSCFQQQTHRWSISTDGGCLLGKGNPASNIVRSQSCFTPDQHPRGSWSSDSSDSSEVGRVCYRVVVIGEDGVGKSALASVFAGSPYGMYADCDQWADDVYERTMIVDGESASIILLDTWDNQEGSWVQEHCMQAGDAYLIVYSVTDRASFEKASELRIQLRRTRQSEDIPIILVGNKSDLVRCREVSVAEGRACAVVFDCKFIETSAAVQHNVSEMFEGIVRQVRLRRDSKEVNEKRMALNRRRESIPKKAKRFLDKMVAKNNKNMAYRLKSKSCHDLSVL, via the exons ATGAGGCGGCACAGTTGTTTCCAGCAACAAACGCATCGCTGGAGTATCTCCACCGACGGTGGCTGCCTTCTTGGCAAAGGCAATCCCGCATCCAACATCGTGCGCTCTCAGTCGTGCTTCACCCCGGATCAGCACCCGCGGGGCAGCTGGTCTTCGGACTCATCAGACTCGTCAGAAGTTGGCAGAGTGTGCTACAGAGTGGTGGTGATTGGCGAAGACGGCGTGGGCAAGTCGGCGCTAGCCAGTGTCTTTGCAGGTTCTCCGTACGGCATGTACGCAGACTGCGATCAATGGGCAG ATGATGTTTATGAAAGAACGATGATTGTGGATGGTGAAAGTGCTTCAATTATTTTACTTGATACGTGGGATAACCAG GAGGGAAGCTGGGTGCAGGAACACTGCATGCAGGCAGGAGATGCCTACTTAATTGTGTACTCCGTCACTGACAGAGCAAGCTTTGAAAAGGCTTCTGAGCTTCGAATACAGCTGCGAAGAACAAGGCAATCAGAAGACATCCCCATTATCTTAGTGGGCAACAAAAGTGATCTGGTCAGATGCAGAGAGGTATCAGTGGCAG AGGGCAGAGCATGTGCTGTAGTGTTTGACTGCAAGTTCATTGAGACCTCAGCAGCCGTCCAGCACAACGTTTCTGAGATGTTTGAAGGCATTGTGAGGCAGGTGCGACTCAGGAGGGACAGCAAAGAGGTGAACGAAAAGAGGATGGCTCTCAATCGAAGGAGAGAAAGTATCCCCAAAAAGGCAAAACGCTTTCTGGACAAAATGGTGGCTAAGAATAACAAGAACATGGCCTACCGATTAAAATCCAAGTCATGCCATGATCTGTCTGTGCTGTAG